The following proteins are co-located in the Clostridiales bacterium genome:
- a CDS encoding Trk family potassium uptake protein, translated as MLTRKKKLLASVSPTRIIVSSFALIIFTGAILLSLPAASNDGRSIGFLNAFFTATSATCVTGLVVADTLTQWTLFGQIVILFLIQIGGLGIVTLATFFSVLLGRKISMSGKILAQESTSGYSFADVTRLIRSVIKITVGLELAGAVLLSFSFIPRFGMRGIYLSIFHSISAFCNAGFDLIGNFRSLTQYNDDPIVIYTISLLIITGGLGFIVWKDLADYRKTRSLYLHTKLVLIISAGLLIIGALFFFVSEYTNPQTMGPLNLYERINAAVFHSVTCRTAGYNSLPLNEMSELSKIVTILLMFIGAAPGSTGGGIKVTTFGILLMAILSNIKGNDETVVLKRRVSQVVVNKALSIAGLSMVLIFIMTSVIATLEPFPFINVLYEVTSAFGTVGLSTGITPQLGGISKLMLIITMFLGRVGPLSFAVAIALRENKKLQNAVYPEGKIMVG; from the coding sequence ATGCTAACCAGGAAAAAAAAATTGCTGGCTTCTGTTTCTCCAACGAGAATCATCGTATCCAGCTTCGCATTGATCATATTTACCGGTGCTATTCTGCTGAGCCTGCCTGCTGCATCCAACGACGGTCGCAGCATTGGCTTCCTAAATGCTTTTTTTACTGCCACATCTGCGACCTGTGTCACCGGACTAGTCGTTGCTGACACCTTGACCCAGTGGACTCTCTTCGGTCAGATTGTCATTCTGTTTCTGATTCAAATCGGCGGTCTTGGGATTGTAACCCTGGCAACCTTCTTCTCTGTATTGCTGGGAAGAAAAATAAGCATGAGCGGAAAAATTCTTGCCCAGGAGTCTACCAGCGGCTATAGCTTTGCTGATGTTACCAGGCTGATTAGGAGCGTCATAAAAATAACAGTGGGACTGGAACTTGCAGGTGCCGTTCTGCTTTCCTTCAGCTTTATCCCGCGGTTTGGAATGCGAGGGATTTACCTTTCAATCTTTCACTCGATCTCAGCCTTCTGCAATGCGGGTTTTGACCTGATCGGCAATTTCAGAAGCCTCACCCAGTATAACGACGACCCTATTGTAATTTATACCATTTCATTGCTCATCATAACCGGCGGTCTTGGGTTTATTGTATGGAAAGACCTGGCTGATTACCGTAAGACTCGGAGCCTTTATCTGCATACCAAATTGGTGCTGATCATTTCTGCAGGTCTTTTGATCATCGGCGCACTCTTTTTCTTTGTTTCAGAGTATACCAATCCGCAGACCATGGGGCCCTTGAATCTATACGAACGAATCAACGCAGCAGTGTTTCATTCCGTCACCTGCAGAACCGCAGGCTACAACTCGCTTCCCTTGAATGAAATGAGTGAGCTGTCTAAAATTGTTACCATCCTGCTGATGTTCATCGGTGCAGCGCCAGGTTCGACGGGTGGAGGAATCAAGGTAACTACCTTCGGAATTCTTTTGATGGCAATCCTCTCCAATATTAAAGGAAATGATGAAACCGTGGTTTTAAAAAGGCGAGTCTCTCAGGTAGTCGTAAATAAAGCCCTGTCCATTGCAGGGCTCAGTATGGTACTGATCTTTATTATGACTTCGGTCATTGCAACCCTGGAGCCATTTCCCTTCATCAACGTACTTTACGAGGTTACCTCTGCATTTGGTACGGTGGGTTTGTCTACAGGCATCACGCCTCAGCTTGGAGGCATCAGCAAGCTAATGCTGATCATCACCATGTTTCTTGGCAGAGTGGGCCCCTTGAGCTTTGCTGTTGCAATTGCATTAAGAGAAAACAAGAAGCTGCAGAACGCGGTCTATCCTGAAGGAAAAATTATGGTAGGTTGA
- a CDS encoding AAA family ATPase encodes MEQTFISSIRLNSPVEKDSYLNKLPVVRHLAGMDTLNFSSRVTFLVGENGTGKSTLLEAIAIAYGFNAEGGSRNFNFTTKGTHSELYRHLTIARRAYPKDGYFLRAETFYNAASYIDEVGAAGSYGDRSLHEQSHGESFLSLVQNRFRGNGIYLLDEPEAALSPSRLLVLLAQIHELATQHSQFIIATHSPILMAYPGAEVLELTQAGISSVDYRQTEHYQLTRSFLENPEKMLGYLLEN; translated from the coding sequence ATGGAACAGACTTTTATCAGCAGTATCCGGCTGAATTCACCGGTTGAAAAGGATTCCTATCTCAACAAATTACCGGTAGTTCGTCATCTGGCAGGAATGGATACGCTGAACTTTTCCAGTCGGGTCACATTTTTGGTTGGAGAAAATGGAACGGGAAAATCAACGCTGCTGGAGGCAATTGCGATCGCTTATGGCTTTAATGCTGAGGGCGGGTCCCGCAATTTCAACTTCACAACGAAAGGCACTCATTCGGAATTGTATCGTCATCTGACCATCGCCCGAAGAGCGTACCCCAAAGACGGATACTTCCTCAGAGCAGAAACCTTTTATAATGCCGCAAGCTATATTGATGAGGTTGGTGCTGCAGGTTCTTATGGAGATCGATCTCTTCATGAGCAGTCGCACGGGGAAAGCTTTCTTTCTCTGGTACAGAATCGTTTCAGAGGAAATGGAATCTATCTGCTGGACGAGCCTGAAGCTGCTTTGTCACCAAGCCGCTTATTGGTACTTCTTGCTCAGATCCATGAGCTTGCAACACAACATTCTCAATTTATTATCGCCACCCACTCTCCGATTCTGATGGCATATCCAGGAGCGGAGGTTCTGGAGCTGACACAAGCCGGAATCTCCTCTGTGGATTATCGTCAAACAGAACACTACCAGCTCACCCGCAGTTTTTTGGAAAACCCCGAAAAGATGCTGGGTTATTTATTGGAGAACTGA
- a CDS encoding phosphohydrolase — protein sequence MNQDCIITYSKVKFSPLCAREEDIKIADIAHALSLMCRANGHIKHFYSVAQHSLNCLQEAKARRLSEKVQLACLLHDASEAYLSDITRPVKRSLPQYKEYEAVLQSLIYSRFGLADLSEKDHEAVCSIDDGILFEELLYLMDEEIFDQRPGLVSLPDLELREFAAVEQAFLKEFEVRFQPR from the coding sequence ATGAATCAGGACTGCATCATTACGTATTCCAAGGTAAAATTTTCACCGCTGTGTGCAAGAGAAGAGGATATTAAAATTGCGGACATCGCCCACGCACTGTCTCTGATGTGCCGCGCTAATGGACACATCAAACATTTCTATAGTGTGGCCCAGCATTCTTTGAATTGTCTTCAGGAGGCAAAGGCGAGGAGGCTTTCAGAAAAGGTTCAACTGGCCTGCCTGCTCCATGATGCAAGTGAAGCCTATCTTTCTGATATTACCCGTCCTGTGAAGAGGAGCCTGCCTCAGTACAAAGAATATGAGGCAGTTCTGCAGTCGCTGATCTACAGCAGGTTTGGTTTGGCGGATTTGAGTGAGAAAGACCATGAAGCAGTCTGCTCTATTGATGATGGGATACTTTTCGAGGAACTTTTGTACTTAATGGACGAGGAGATCTTTGACCAGAGACCGGGTTTGGTGAGTCTGCCCGATCTGGAGCTGCGTGAATTTGCTGCGGTTGAGCAGGCCTTTCTGAAGGAGTTCGAGGTTCGATTTCAACCGAGATGA
- a CDS encoding acetolactate synthase large subunit: MVKCLEAEGVEYIFGIPGEENLGLMQALKNSSIKFITTRHEQGAAFMADMYGRLTGRAGVCLSTLGPGATNLVTGVADAQGDGAPLVAITGQVSTDKMHITSHQLLDLSKMFEPITKKTKLVVKPETIGEIVRISFKYAESERPGATHIELPVNVAKMKVPPQELPLSKAAANFKEYANMLSVEIAAAEIFRAQSPVVLAGSGVARAGASEALTQFAEGLKLPVINTMMAKGVISAHSRYAMMTIGIPQKDYANKILEDADLVVAVGYDLVEFAPTSWNDMGDKRIIHIGRQPAHTNKCYQCTVEVVGDIAESLFSILRRTTRTAEPEYALKIKEMFLEEQKCCEADSAFPMKPQRILRDVRKILSEDDILISDVGAHKMWIGRLYSCYRPNTCMISNGFASMGIGIPGAVAAKLLYSEKRILTVTGDGGFMMNSQELETAVRLGLNFVVLIFHDSAYGLIKWKQMDQYGENHHVAFTNPDFVRLAEAMNCRGYRVSRADDLIPILENAFLQKVPAIIDCAVDYGENVKLTKHLQQIYNNPDI, encoded by the coding sequence ATGGTAAAATGCCTCGAGGCAGAGGGAGTTGAATATATTTTCGGCATACCAGGAGAAGAGAATCTTGGACTGATGCAGGCCTTAAAGAACTCTTCGATCAAATTTATAACCACCCGCCACGAACAAGGTGCCGCTTTTATGGCGGATATGTATGGCAGGCTTACTGGAAGGGCAGGTGTTTGTTTATCAACCCTGGGTCCTGGCGCGACAAACTTGGTCACCGGAGTTGCTGATGCACAAGGTGATGGTGCTCCCCTTGTGGCAATTACAGGACAAGTCAGCACCGATAAGATGCATATCACCTCCCATCAGCTTCTCGACTTGAGCAAAATGTTTGAGCCGATTACCAAGAAGACCAAGCTGGTAGTAAAACCGGAAACAATTGGTGAAATCGTTCGTATCTCATTTAAATATGCGGAAAGTGAGCGGCCGGGAGCAACGCACATCGAGCTGCCGGTTAACGTTGCAAAGATGAAAGTTCCGCCCCAGGAACTCCCTTTGTCTAAAGCTGCCGCAAATTTTAAAGAGTACGCGAACATGCTCAGTGTGGAAATTGCAGCAGCTGAAATTTTTCGTGCTCAAAGTCCGGTGGTTCTGGCAGGCAGCGGCGTAGCAAGAGCAGGCGCATCGGAGGCACTGACTCAATTTGCAGAGGGACTGAAACTGCCTGTTATCAATACCATGATGGCAAAGGGTGTCATATCTGCACACAGCCGCTACGCGATGATGACGATCGGAATCCCGCAAAAGGATTATGCCAATAAGATTCTGGAGGACGCAGACCTGGTTGTAGCCGTGGGCTATGATCTTGTGGAATTTGCACCAACCTCATGGAACGATATGGGCGATAAAAGAATTATCCATATTGGAAGGCAGCCTGCCCATACCAACAAATGCTATCAATGCACCGTAGAGGTGGTTGGGGACATAGCGGAATCACTTTTTAGTATTTTAAGAAGGACTACCCGAACGGCCGAGCCGGAGTATGCTCTGAAAATCAAGGAAATGTTTCTAGAGGAACAAAAGTGCTGTGAAGCCGATAGTGCCTTTCCCATGAAGCCCCAGAGAATTCTGAGAGATGTGAGAAAGATCCTGAGTGAAGACGATATTCTAATCTCTGATGTGGGGGCACACAAGATGTGGATCGGCCGCCTCTACAGCTGTTACCGCCCTAACACCTGCATGATTTCCAATGGATTCGCATCGATGGGAATCGGTATACCGGGAGCAGTGGCAGCCAAGCTGCTTTATTCCGAAAAAAGGATTCTTACCGTCACAGGTGACGGCGGATTTATGATGAATTCCCAGGAGCTTGAAACCGCAGTTCGTCTGGGACTCAATTTTGTTGTATTGATCTTTCACGATTCTGCCTACGGCTTGATCAAGTGGAAGCAGATGGATCAGTATGGAGAAAACCACCATGTTGCCTTTACCAATCCTGACTTTGTCAGGTTGGCTGAGGCCATGAACTGCAGAGGTTATCGGGTCAGCAGGGCCGACGACCTCATCCCTATTCTGGAAAATGCATTTCTCCAGAAGGTACCTGCGATCATCGATTGCGCCGTTGATTACGGCGAAAATGTCAAACTAACCAAACACCTTCAGCAGATCTATAACAACCCGGACATTTAA
- a CDS encoding beta-hexosaminidase, with protein sequence MILQGRFLRMLPIALLLFVGCAFSACVDNGSKSAETPGSGAQDQPESGEGTEETPSNAGRAQTILAGMTLEEKVGQMFFVRCRKDTAVADIAQFHPAGFILFGSDIKGQTKESLTAVIQSYQSASSIGLFIGVDEEGGSIVRVSKYREFRESPFPSPQELYSKGGFDLITSDTKEKSALLKGLGFNVNLAPVCDVSDNPSDYIYDRTFGTSAAETAQYVKTVVTAMNESEIGAVLKHFPGYGSNLDTHKGIAVDNSSYESFLTRNFLPFQSGIQAGAESVMVSHTIVTSMDESLPASLSPNVNKILRQQLNFTGVIMTDDLSMKAIEDSIGVEEAAELAVAAGNNLLISTHFDVQIPAVLSAVKEGRIPAKTIDDSVLKILEWKLHLGIIS encoded by the coding sequence ATGATTTTGCAGGGGAGATTTTTAAGGATGCTGCCTATCGCACTGCTGCTCTTTGTGGGATGTGCGTTTTCCGCATGTGTTGATAACGGCAGCAAATCTGCTGAAACTCCGGGCAGCGGTGCGCAGGACCAGCCCGAAAGCGGAGAAGGAACTGAGGAGACCCCATCCAATGCCGGCCGGGCCCAAACGATATTGGCAGGAATGACTCTGGAGGAAAAGGTTGGTCAGATGTTTTTTGTCCGCTGCAGAAAAGATACAGCCGTTGCTGACATTGCCCAATTTCATCCGGCAGGTTTTATTCTCTTTGGATCAGATATCAAAGGTCAGACCAAAGAATCGCTTACAGCGGTCATTCAGAGTTATCAATCCGCTTCTTCCATTGGTCTTTTCATAGGCGTTGATGAAGAAGGGGGAAGTATCGTTCGTGTAAGTAAATATCGTGAATTTCGGGAATCGCCCTTTCCGTCCCCTCAAGAGCTCTATTCAAAAGGCGGTTTTGACCTAATTACTTCGGATACAAAAGAAAAGTCAGCACTGTTAAAGGGCTTGGGATTCAATGTCAATCTTGCACCGGTATGCGATGTTTCTGACAACCCCTCTGATTATATTTATGATCGCACCTTTGGAACGTCTGCAGCAGAGACTGCGCAATATGTCAAGACCGTGGTGACGGCAATGAACGAGAGTGAAATAGGCGCTGTTTTAAAACACTTTCCCGGTTATGGCAGTAATCTCGATACCCATAAGGGCATTGCCGTGGACAACAGCAGCTATGAGTCATTTTTAACACGCAATTTTCTCCCATTTCAATCAGGAATCCAGGCAGGAGCCGAAAGCGTTATGGTTTCCCATACTATTGTAACCTCCATGGATGAGAGCCTTCCCGCTTCCCTCTCTCCAAACGTGAACAAAATCCTCCGGCAGCAACTGAACTTTACCGGAGTCATTATGACAGATGACCTTTCTATGAAAGCCATTGAAGATTCCATCGGGGTGGAAGAAGCAGCAGAGCTGGCCGTTGCAGCAGGTAATAATCTGCTGATATCTACCCATTTCGACGTCCAGATTCCGGCAGTTCTAAGCGCAGTAAAGGAAGGGCGGATCCCTGCAAAAACCATCGATGATTCCGTCCTCAAAATTCTGGAATGGAAGCTTCATCTAGGTATTATCTCCTAA
- a CDS encoding M56 family metallopeptidase — protein sequence MEHNLIGLFLTLFNMSITASAVILIVLLLRLMLIKAPKVFSYGLWSIVFFRLFFPASISSSMSLLRFLPSGVIGRTSAVSPPVEVVAPLPFGTPAAAGTGTPEEVTGRIHDAGVLLQNLQAGTQKQSYIDSLLGQGHPILTAMTILWLTGVAVLLLYSAWSYAKLKGRLSTALWIEENIFESDLIQSPCVVGFFHPGIYLPSGISGPERQYILRHENIHIRRFDYLLKPLAFLALCLHWFNPLVWISYRLMGRDMEMSCDESVLRGMGLDIKKAYSSSLLSFATPGGRLSGSPLAFGEETVSKRIKNILNYRKPPVWIAVGLIIALIITAISLVTDPKTESALEGQPAATSFSQQDLYTMSETWAEALKTRNGEPRYEMMSAEMKKQFIKEQKERSEPWNFNIGVSSPWVTDYKVTVNGDTAEIIYMLTDSSQSTYEQKEVLLFGKEDGKTVVVKADELLSDYERYSYHAPSAEQALEVYRGALMESNYLTILSITPSAPLDPYGQIIWDTIKISKVRVITQDVRQNKACYELELTIDEGGSSAFETGSSPRWLWLSKDALGWYVEGLMTGGAPDADWWSQPATADPFFGDSQWTEATYRFDKILYLSPLSSATLDYAENRMKEAQCIIGTERFSIDNPNENNHYEIASPIYIKSEFTEQMTADFEKSTFQKISIKKYKEKYRYNVFTGDHKNTNYCFYLMDNELWLASYADNTADGSEIIMTLWKLK from the coding sequence ATGGAACACAATCTGATCGGGCTATTTCTAACCCTATTTAATATGAGTATTACAGCCAGCGCTGTCATTCTGATTGTGCTACTGCTTCGGCTTATGCTCATAAAGGCTCCGAAGGTCTTTTCCTACGGTCTGTGGTCTATTGTCTTTTTCCGTCTGTTCTTCCCTGCCTCTATTTCCTCATCCATGAGTCTCCTGCGTTTTCTGCCGTCCGGTGTTATCGGGCGGACATCTGCGGTGTCACCCCCAGTGGAGGTCGTTGCTCCATTGCCGTTTGGAACCCCAGCTGCGGCAGGAACAGGCACTCCGGAAGAAGTTACCGGTAGAATTCATGATGCAGGAGTACTGCTGCAGAATCTACAGGCAGGCACGCAGAAACAATCCTATATCGATTCCCTGCTTGGGCAGGGTCATCCTATCCTCACTGCTATGACCATTCTCTGGCTGACTGGGGTTGCTGTGCTCCTCCTCTACAGTGCCTGGTCCTACGCAAAGTTGAAAGGCAGGCTTTCCACTGCTCTTTGGATTGAGGAAAACATATTTGAATCAGATCTGATTCAATCCCCCTGTGTTGTCGGCTTTTTTCACCCCGGCATCTATCTGCCTTCAGGCATCTCCGGCCCGGAACGGCAATATATTTTAAGGCACGAAAACATTCATATCAGGCGGTTTGATTATCTTCTGAAGCCCCTGGCCTTTCTTGCGCTTTGTCTTCACTGGTTCAATCCTCTCGTATGGATTAGCTACCGCCTCATGGGACGTGACATGGAAATGTCCTGTGATGAAAGCGTCTTGAGAGGAATGGGCCTGGATATCAAAAAAGCCTACAGCAGCTCCCTTCTTTCGTTTGCGACACCGGGAGGCCGACTCAGCGGCAGCCCCCTGGCTTTCGGAGAAGAAACTGTAAGTAAACGAATTAAAAACATACTGAACTATCGGAAACCACCTGTATGGATCGCAGTGGGCCTCATCATTGCGCTTATCATTACAGCCATCAGCCTAGTGACCGATCCAAAAACAGAATCTGCTTTGGAAGGTCAGCCCGCTGCAACCTCTTTCAGCCAGCAGGATCTTTACACCATGTCGGAAACCTGGGCCGAGGCCCTGAAAACCCGCAATGGTGAGCCTCGATATGAAATGATGTCCGCTGAAATGAAAAAGCAATTTATCAAAGAACAAAAGGAAAGAAGCGAACCCTGGAATTTTAATATTGGCGTTTCCAGTCCATGGGTTACAGATTATAAGGTAACTGTCAACGGTGATACAGCAGAAATCATCTACATGCTAACGGACAGCTCCCAAAGTACCTATGAACAAAAGGAAGTCCTTCTTTTTGGAAAGGAAGATGGAAAAACCGTTGTGGTAAAAGCGGATGAACTGCTTAGCGATTACGAGCGATACAGCTACCATGCACCGTCGGCAGAGCAAGCCCTTGAAGTGTATCGCGGCGCGCTGATGGAAAGTAATTACCTAACGATTCTGTCCATAACCCCATCTGCTCCGCTTGATCCATACGGCCAGATCATCTGGGACACAATAAAGATCAGTAAAGTCCGTGTTATAACACAGGATGTCCGCCAGAATAAGGCATGTTATGAGCTGGAGCTTACGATTGATGAAGGCGGAAGCTCTGCTTTTGAAACCGGCAGCTCACCACGCTGGCTCTGGCTGTCCAAGGATGCGCTTGGATGGTACGTTGAAGGTCTCATGACAGGAGGCGCTCCCGACGCCGATTGGTGGAGCCAGCCTGCAACGGCAGATCCTTTTTTTGGAGATAGCCAATGGACGGAAGCAACGTATCGGTTTGATAAGATTCTTTATCTGTCTCCCCTGAGCTCAGCCACCTTAGACTATGCTGAAAACAGGATGAAAGAAGCGCAATGCATCATAGGGACAGAACGATTTTCCATCGACAACCCGAACGAAAACAATCATTATGAAATTGCAAGCCCGATCTATATCAAGTCGGAATTCACAGAGCAAATGACGGCTGATTTCGAGAAATCTACATTTCAGAAAATATCCATTAAAAAGTATAAAGAGAAGTACAGGTACAACGTTTTTACTGGGGATCATAAGAATACGAACTACTGTTTCTATCTCATGGACAATGAACTTTGGCTGGCTTCCTATGCAGACAATACCGCCGATGGCTCAGAGATCATTATGACGCTCTGGAAATTAAAATGA
- a CDS encoding BlaI/MecI/CopY family transcriptional regulator has protein sequence MEQLKLCESEYRFSDIVWEYEPLGSGDLVRLCEERLGWKKSTTYTVLKKLCERGVLENTNAVVSSLVKKEQVQQYESEQIISKTFGGSLPQFISAFMGDKKLPPDQAEKLKCLIDSFKED, from the coding sequence ATGGAACAACTAAAATTGTGTGAAAGCGAATACCGCTTTTCTGATATCGTATGGGAATATGAGCCTCTAGGATCTGGGGATCTGGTCAGACTCTGCGAAGAGCGTCTGGGCTGGAAGAAATCCACAACCTACACTGTTTTAAAAAAGCTTTGTGAGAGAGGAGTTCTCGAAAATACAAATGCAGTCGTTTCCTCTTTGGTTAAGAAGGAACAGGTTCAACAATATGAAAGTGAGCAGATCATCAGCAAGACGTTTGGAGGGTCACTCCCCCAGTTTATTTCCGCTTTTATGGGCGATAAAAAGCTGCCGCCGGATCAGGCCGAAAAACTCAAGTGCCTGATCGACAGTTTTAAGGAGGACTAA
- the hflB gene encoding ATP-dependent zinc metalloprotease FtsH, whose protein sequence is MPKKSRKSSTVFRFLLLLTFLCLLPVPSYAEIPTAAWSSSSIESTTVPTGSTRILNRVDLSTLSKYVPVASITEDQFYDLNFGMRIASVAFTTENLLLLRTLDNQYCTIAMSEDYIKALELTGAVDSGASVRFASNTSQEKPKSIMGTFILVSMILGFTVFLIWFFSVSRKAYEPDKITVGTKEKPKNMPATPEKKITFDEVQGIDELKPDLFRLVDALKHPAKYKRLGARPTKGLILYGPPGTGKTLIAKAISGEAEVPFFSASGSDFVEKYVGVGASRIRELFAKARKASPCIVFIDELDAIGGIRGESNNSERDQTINALLTELDGFAASEGILTICATNRLDILDSALTRPGRFDLKIAVNLPDKQARYQILRLHSSGKKLSEEVRIDALAKKTNGFSGAELENLLNEAALIAATEDKDFITNDDIENAFFKLLLNGHKKERSEDDSYVRLVAYHEAGHTLATKLLTNDGVPTVTIVQSTSGAGGVTFRAPEDTPLKSKKYLKNLVKVMYAGRAAEEILLGSDEDITTGASEDIKQATEIIKQYIAIYGMGTQGMIDLTQLTNQFNMIEEASSMANELYRETLNFLLQNRRSLDRISLALLDKETLDEPEIDRLISGQDGEEPLQLTS, encoded by the coding sequence ATGCCAAAGAAATCCCGCAAAAGCAGTACCGTGTTCCGATTTCTCCTCTTGCTGACGTTCCTATGCCTGCTTCCCGTTCCTAGCTATGCAGAAATCCCGACTGCGGCTTGGAGCAGCAGCTCCATTGAATCAACGACAGTTCCTACCGGGAGTACCAGGATACTAAACCGGGTAGATCTATCTACTTTATCCAAATATGTTCCGGTGGCATCCATTACTGAGGATCAATTCTATGATCTGAATTTTGGCATGCGTATAGCTTCCGTCGCTTTTACAACGGAAAACCTGCTGCTCCTGCGAACGCTTGATAACCAGTACTGCACCATTGCCATGTCTGAGGATTATATCAAGGCATTGGAGCTAACCGGAGCAGTAGACAGCGGCGCCAGCGTTAGATTTGCCTCCAACACCAGTCAGGAAAAGCCAAAAAGTATCATGGGAACCTTTATACTGGTCTCTATGATCCTTGGATTTACTGTTTTTTTGATCTGGTTTTTCAGTGTCAGCAGAAAAGCCTATGAGCCGGATAAAATAACCGTGGGGACAAAGGAAAAACCGAAGAATATGCCAGCCACACCAGAAAAAAAGATCACATTTGATGAAGTCCAAGGCATTGATGAACTGAAACCGGATTTGTTTCGACTGGTGGATGCTCTGAAACACCCTGCAAAATACAAGCGGCTGGGAGCAAGACCTACAAAAGGGTTAATTCTGTACGGACCGCCCGGAACGGGTAAGACCCTAATTGCAAAAGCAATCTCCGGTGAAGCGGAAGTCCCGTTTTTCTCCGCGTCAGGAAGTGACTTTGTAGAAAAGTATGTAGGTGTGGGCGCATCCAGAATCCGTGAGCTCTTTGCAAAGGCTAGAAAGGCCTCTCCCTGCATTGTATTTATTGACGAGCTGGACGCAATCGGAGGAATCCGCGGTGAAAGCAACAATAGTGAAAGAGACCAGACGATCAATGCATTGCTTACTGAACTGGACGGATTTGCTGCTTCGGAAGGGATTCTTACCATTTGCGCAACCAATCGGCTGGATATTCTGGATTCGGCACTTACCCGCCCCGGCCGGTTTGACCTTAAGATTGCAGTCAACCTTCCGGACAAACAAGCCCGATACCAAATCCTCAGATTGCACAGTTCCGGGAAGAAACTATCCGAGGAAGTCCGAATTGATGCTCTGGCAAAAAAAACCAACGGCTTTTCCGGTGCAGAACTTGAAAATCTGCTGAACGAGGCCGCGCTGATCGCCGCAACGGAGGATAAGGATTTTATTACCAACGATGATATTGAAAATGCCTTTTTCAAGCTCCTTCTAAATGGCCACAAAAAAGAACGAAGCGAGGATGACAGCTATGTAAGACTTGTGGCGTATCATGAAGCAGGACATACACTAGCCACAAAGCTTTTGACCAACGACGGTGTACCCACTGTGACAATCGTCCAAAGCACGTCTGGCGCAGGAGGGGTTACCTTCCGTGCTCCGGAGGATACTCCGCTAAAAAGCAAAAAATATTTAAAAAACCTGGTGAAGGTGATGTATGCCGGCAGGGCTGCTGAGGAGATTCTTCTAGGCAGTGATGAGGATATTACAACCGGCGCTTCCGAGGACATCAAGCAGGCTACGGAAATCATCAAGCAATACATTGCCATCTACGGCATGGGCACGCAGGGAATGATCGATTTGACTCAGCTGACAAACCAGTTTAATATGATTGAAGAGGCCTCAAGCATGGCCAATGAACTCTATCGTGAAACCTTAAACTTTCTATTGCAAAACCGCCGCAGCCTTGATAGGATCTCCCTTGCTCTCCTTGACAAGGAGACGCTTGATGAGCCTGAAATTGATCGTCTTATTTCAGGACAGGATGGCGAAGAGCCCCTGCAGCTGACCTCTTAA
- a CDS encoding ECF-type riboflavin transporter substrate-binding protein yields MYTIIAFISFCGKGEKIMNGISGFFQSVISREGIIAVIVAVVLCIVIALLNKKKGRHMSTKTVVAIGVGAALYAALSAISIPVGPNTSFRIAIALLPIFGAFFGPTAGFLIGFIGHALNDAFMYGNVWWSWVFLSAIMGLFGGFVCFDKKFDPLNGICTKVHIGLMYLWSLIGMFVGSVIAYLGDVYLYSEPTEKLFVQITLANISNLVVIAVIGIPAVILIAKSKAKNQGLKKDF; encoded by the coding sequence ATGTATACTATAATCGCATTTATTTCATTTTGTGGAAAAGGAGAAAAGATTATGAATGGAATCAGCGGATTTTTTCAATCAGTAATCTCAAGAGAAGGCATCATCGCAGTTATTGTTGCCGTGGTACTCTGCATCGTCATCGCTCTTTTGAATAAGAAAAAAGGCAGACATATGAGTACGAAAACAGTGGTTGCAATTGGTGTCGGTGCGGCGCTTTATGCTGCATTATCGGCAATATCAATTCCGGTAGGTCCCAATACCTCTTTTCGGATTGCGATTGCACTGCTTCCGATCTTTGGTGCATTTTTTGGACCCACGGCGGGTTTTCTCATTGGTTTTATCGGACATGCGCTGAATGATGCGTTTATGTACGGCAATGTTTGGTGGAGCTGGGTCTTCCTGTCGGCCATAATGGGGCTCTTCGGAGGCTTCGTCTGCTTTGATAAAAAATTTGACCCCTTGAACGGGATCTGCACCAAGGTCCACATTGGCCTGATGTACCTGTGGTCTCTCATCGGCATGTTTGTAGGAAGTGTCATCGCATATCTGGGTGATGTATATCTCTACAGCGAGCCTACTGAGAAGTTGTTTGTACAGATCACCCTTGCCAACATTTCAAATCTGGTGGTCATTGCTGTCATCGGCATCCCAGCTGTAATTTTAATCGCGAAATCAAAGGCCAAGAATCAAGGACTGAAAAAGGACTTTTAA